From Theileria annulata chromosome 1, complete sequence, *** SEQUENCING IN PROGRESS ***, one genomic window encodes:
- a CDS encoding uncharacterized protein (Tap152h01.q1c.C.cand.15 - score = 8.46), with product MVIYESNFKYSTPDKICEWISCEFLLLLTLLQPLLEVNQPPYTLINVNLEHNSNIDTISRIGMDERNSKQINFNIHQEELMFLSLLLLNKRIKASTLRIRLPKVGLSDDTKHIKHSLRNIYKQLTPDNIPVGRANKLHNSEKFQNNSINSNSYPPADTTENPINTTSNTLDNINATTSVRISEEHVVPYNIIVDRRNKYHKRLWQSMKRRDLLSFERLIKEFRNSGIEFNCTSYTLIFNGFLMFYKKQSLQQLRAVSPLRCLVHRYTISGSFSYLHNGIHPALIRFLSVFSTINYFSLEINVRLLGNGPPQLYTAHSQLALHHSFLMARLLSHEYQILISYPCTNLPKFMKKL from the exons ATGGTAATATATGAGAGTAATTTCAAGTATAGTACTCCTGATAAAATTTGTGAATGGATTAGCTGTGAGTTTTTATTACTTCTAACATTACTTCAGCCTTTACTTGAAGTCAACCAACCCCCTTATACCCTTATCAACGTCAACCTCGAACACAACTCCAACATCGACACAATCTCAC GTATTGGAATGGACGAAAGA AATTCCAAACAAATCAACTTCAACATTCATCAA GAAGAATTGATGTTCTTAAGCTTGTTACTGCTTAATAAAAGGATAAAGGCTTCAACTTTGAGAATTCGGTTACCTAAGGTTGGCCTTTCTGATGACACCAAACACATTAAGCACTCTCTTCGcaatatttataaacaaCTCACGCCTGACAATATACCCGTCGGTCGAGCTAATAAACTTCATAACAGTgaaaaatttcaaaataaCTCAATAAACTCAAATTCTTATCCTCCTGCTGATACCACTGAAAATCCCATCAACACCACTTCTAATACTCTAGATAATATCAATGCTACCACTAGTGTTAGGATCAGTGAGGAACATGTTGTTCcctataatattatagttGATAGGAGGAATAAGTACCACAAGAGGCTTTGGCAGAGCATGAAAAGACGTGATTTACTCTCATTTGAGCGTCTAATTAAGGAATTTCG cAATTCTGGCATTGAATTTAACTGCACCTCCTACACTCTTATTTTCAACGGATTTCTCATGTTTTATAAGAAACAATCATTACAGCAGTTGCGAGCAGTATCTCCtttacggtgcttggtaCACCGTTATACCATAAGTGGTTCctttagttatttaca TAATGGGATCCACCCTGCATTAATCCGATTTTTATCAGTATTTTCAACAATAAATTACTTTTCTCTAGAGATTAATGTGCGCTTACTTGGAAATGGCCCACCTCAACTCTATACCGCTCACTCACAATTGGCTCTCCATCACTCGTTCCTCATGGCTCGTCTCTTATCTCATGAATACCAAATCCTAATCTCATACCCTTGTACAAATTTACCcaaatttatgaaaaagttataa
- a CDS encoding transcription initiation factor (TBP) (SMART 2 pfam:TBP (PF00352) at aa 41-126, E()=7.20e-32; 132-221, E()=2.10e-27) → MNKNDEGSEPETSEKDLLLLNIDTSNPQVLNKLQQLPFNNLSIPVVQNIVASVHLGEELDLREIAISTRNAEYNPRKFNALVLRMQNPKCTGLIFRTGRIIITGSKTIEDAKLGGKRMAKMIRKETGLDLKFNNFKIENIIATFSCNVPIRLEVFSQEHKDLCNYEPEFFAGLVYRCRINEESEAVLLIFVSGNVIITGCKSPQEIQYVFKIMYPILHQYQN, encoded by the exons ATGAATAAGAATGATGAGGGTAGTGAGCCAGAAACGTCTGAAAAGGACTTGTTACTGCTCAATATCGATACCAGTAACCCACAAGTCTTAAATAAACTACAACAACTTCCATTCAACA ACCTGAGTATACCTGTTGTCCAGAATATAGTGGCATCGGTTCATTTGGGTGAGGAATTGGACTTGAGGGAGATTGCAATATCAACAAGAAATGCAGAATATAATCCAAGGAAGTTTAATGCTTTAGTTTTAAGAATGCAAAATCCAAAGTGTACCGGTTTAATTTTCAGAACTGGAcgtattattattactg GTAGTAAGACAATAGAAGATGCAAAATTGGGAGGTAAAAGAATGGCGAAGATGATTAGGAAGGAGACTGGTTTAGATTTGaagtttaataattttaaaatcgaGAATATAATTGCTACTTTCAGTTGTAATGTTCCAATCCGACTTGAAGTATTCTCACAAGAACATAAAGATTTATGTAATTATGAACCAGAATTTTTTGCTG GATTAGTGTATAGATGTCGTATCAACGAAGAATCGGAAGCCgttttgttaatttttgtttctGGAAATGTTATCATCACAGGCTGTAAATCTCCACAAGAGATCCAATACGTATTTAAAATCATGTATCCAATACTACATCAATACCAAAATTAA
- a CDS encoding uncharacterized protein (Tap152h01.q1c.cand.26 - score = 72.72;~SMART MIF4G (SM00543) at aa 648-952, E()=7.64e-16), with amino-acid sequence MMRLFRRNSKSISNTSDTSQQVVTPSDNSQDIIEDNTNTTTNNNTDGEENQIPADISAVERVDEMDNTLNNSVSGDNINTSTEIPPNTTTIDTTDTNNSSTVTTKNTSSSNSTAGDGRNVENDVVKRRNNMRSRRKSMKNYNNSYHNSPYYSHYASPNYANNYTGPNYSTANYTNNYGAPNYPTHSYTFGNFNKYYPAQYNTNASTAYGANVNNTSNSVINTSTLNSMNSNSVLNNGVASNNVSNSIISKIGLLKNRQSSALQILNPHTGEVINSSTVNNTNTTTTHTNSSTNTVTVDTTTAENNNTLESMESIDSMENVMREISEEFNNINNLDISSSNDTSIQNTTIPSTVDLVTSDLNNIPSTVDLVNNDLNNIPSAVDLVNNDLNIPSAVNLVTSGTMVNGMNGMNDVKEVESIDWQDNTPTQMVPPILLISVQSRPKNKIKNKAINPAEMILTLSELHPNPNISTPNSHSKSHSRKIYNVPTEDTHTDEENVNIVTGVSEENTSTKVADPIFVDTYSTTPEDITLITANASGEDTNIEEDSVDTVMEDVNGVSVVVDVESSNVEKQEFDYSVDNLIRLSFSVFNLEFEDLGTFKLVPHNYVIRKKPKKSQWRDISNNTATIVSTGSGTLNSVNGRMSKLDQLKRSIRTLLNKLTVENFLVVSEKIVTLYREMSLREEVEVLVELLHEKGTTELEYADMYADVAFLLRYSYNDVLDLGNKTTLFHKSLLNKCQDSFEQINSNSSLDKSVILGSIRFMGELFLRKILSINILKRISNTLLYSSRRVVPTTTTTNGTEGTTDTTDKSAEGTSTNNTVNGTSSSQDSTEVTGTSTNGPDTVTEENSSNNTQITNTNTTTTTTGTDTSTDNVDISNGVSDTLSEFGAEPPMNLLECFVELLTTIGYTVEQIPGGVQMLDEYTGILIQLRNSGKYPTRINFKIQDLIDLRRRNWKLKLFKEKATSVSQIHKQVEQEQLTGTINSVEGKYITAGLQVNRHYTQFLLDKRQMAIDSLVNGVYTGSTVSGTLRCSVTVLAPAAPITNPQKGLYNKSNIDEMMSITKEFESLCSSEAFEALWKKFNPNDSETIVLFQQMLKICMNNGDLDSGLKMSDLIAFLISKIIDSDTLKAKLLNILCNNYVVRLNEEASENEHVVSFVTRIFTILFCRLSGESRNLLEKISLPNHFNTAKQLCVAVVHSVREYSTVDLGSTRRIIRRHLYSTFQHENLLFLDLI; translated from the exons ATGATGAGATTATTTAGACGTAACTCCAAATCCATATCAAATACCAGTGATACATCACAGCAAGTGGTTACTCCATCTGATAACTCACAAGATATTATAGAGGATAATACaaatactactactaataataatacgGATGGTGAGGAAAATCAGATACCTGCTGATATCTCAGCAGTTGAGAGGGTTGATGAAATGGATAATACATTAAATAACTCTGTTTCAGGAGATAACATTAATACTTCTACAGAAATCCCTCCTAACACTACTACTATAGATACTACAGatactaataatagtaGTACTGTCACTACTAAGAATACCAgtagtagtaatagtacTGCTGGTGATGGTAGAAATGTAGAAAATGATGTAGTAAAGAGAAGAAATAATATGAGGTCTAGACGTAAAtcaatgaaaaattataacaaTTCATATCACAATAGTCCGTATTACTCACATTACGCTAGCCCAAACTATGCCAATAATTACACTGGTCCAAATTATTCAACCGCTAATTATACTAACAACTATGGCGCACCAAACTATCCTACGCACTCATATACTTTtggaaattttaataaatattatccAGCACAATATAATACTAATGCATCTACCGCATATGGTGctaatgttaataatactaGTAACTCAGTAATTAACACTAGTACTCTTAATAGTATGAATAGTAATAGTGTGTTGAATAATGGAGTGGCGAGTAATAATGTTAGTAATAGTATCATTAGTAAAATTGGTTTACTGAAGAATAGGCAGAGTTCAGCATTACAAATATTGAATCCACACACTGGCGaagttattaattcatCAACTGTCAACAACACTAATACCACTACCACCCATACCAATAGCTCTACTAATACAGTTACTGTGGATACCACAACTgctgaaaataataataccCTAGAGAGTATGGAGAGTATCGATAGCATGGAAAATGTTATGCGGGAGATAAGTGAGGAATTTAACAATATCAACAACTTGGATATTTCTAGTAGTAATGATACTAGTATTCAGAATACTACGATTCCCAGTACCGTTGACTTGGTTACGAGTGATCTTAATAATATTCCCAGTACCGTTGATCTAGTTAACAATGATCTTAATAATATTCCTAGTGCTGTTGACTTAGTCAATAATGATCTTAACATCCCTAGTGCTGTTAATTTGGTCACCAGTGGTACCATGGTTAATGGAATGAATGGAATGAACGATGTGAAGGAAGTTGAGAGTATAGATTGGCAAGATAACACGCCAACACAAATGGTGCCTCCGATTCTATTAATCTCAGTCCAATCGAGGCCGAAGAATAAGATAAAGAATAAGGCCATAAATCCGGCTGAGATGATACTCACGCTCTCTGAGCTTCACCCAAACCCGAACATTTCCACACCTAACTCACACTCTAAATCACATTCACGTAAAATTTACAATGTACCCACTGAAGATACTCATACTGATGAggaaaatgtaaatattgTTACTGGTGTGAGTGAGGAAAATACTAGTACTAAAGTTGCTGACCCTATTTTTGTTGATACTTATAGTACTACTCCTGAGGatattacattaattaCTGCTAATGCTAGTGGTGAGGATACTAATATTGAAGAGGATTCGGTGGATACCGTGATGGAAGATGTGAATGGAGTGAGTGTGGTGGTGGATGTAGAATCCTCAAATGTTGAAAAGCAAGAATTCGATTACTCAGTTGATAACTTGATAAGGCTATCATTTAGTGTGtttaatttagaatttgAAGATCTGGGTACCTTTAAATTGGTTCCACACAACTATGTTATTCGTAAAAAGCCCAAAAAATCACAATGGCGCGATATCTCCAATAATACCGCAACCATAGTCAGCACCGGTAGTGGCACTCTAAACAGTGTGAATGGTAGAATGAGTAAATTGGACCAGCTGAAGAGATCAATTCGCAcattattgaataaattgaCGGTGGAGAACTTTTTAGTGGTTTCAGAAAAGATTGTGACGTTGTATAGAGAAATGAGTTTGAGAGAAGAAGTGGAAGTGTTGGTGGAGTTGTTACATGAAAAGGGTACTACTGAGCTTGAATACGCAGACATGTACGCCGATGTGGCGTTTTTGCTAAGATATTCCTATAATGACGTTTTGGATCTTGGGAATAAAACAACTTTGTTTCACAAGAGCTTGTTAAACAAGTGCCAAGACTCTTTTGAACAAATCAACTCCAACTCCTCGCTTGACAAATCTGTTATTCTTGGCTCTATTAGATTCATGGGTGAATTGTTCCTACGTAAAATTCTTTCCATTAATATTCTCAAACGCATTTCAAATACACTTTTATACTCTTCAAGGCGTGTAGTTCCCACCACCACTACAACTAATGGTACTGAAGGTACTACTGATACCACTGATAAGAGTGCTGAGGGTACTAGTACTAACAATACTGTGAATGGTACCAGTAGTAGTCAGGATAGTACAGAGGTTACTGGTACTAGTACTAATGGACCTGACACCGTTACTGAAGAAAATTCTTCCAATAATACACAAATTACTAATACCAATACCACCACTACAACTACTGGTACTGATACTAGTACTGATAATGTTGATATTAGTAATGGTGTTAGTGACACCTTATCGGAGTTTGGTGCAGAGCCGCCAATGAATTTGTTGGAATGTTTTGTGGAATTGTTGACAACGATAGGATATACAGTGGAGCAAATACCCGGAGGAGTACAGATGTTGGATGAGTATACAGGAATATTGATACAGTTGAGAAATAGTGGAAAGTACCCGACGAGAATAAACTTCAAGATTCAAgatttaattgatttgaGGAGAAGAAATTGGAAGTTAAAGTTATTTAAGGAAAAGGCGACCTCAGTGTCACAAATACACAAGCAGGTGGAGCAGGAACAGCTTACCGGTACTATCAACAGTGTCGAGGGAAAGTACATTACTGCCGGGTTGCAAGTTAATCGACACTATACTCAATTTCTGTTGGATAAAAGACAAATGGCTATAGATTCACTTGTTAATGGTGTATATACAGGTTCAACTGTTTCAGgtacgttacggtgctccgttacggtgcttgctccagcAGCTCCAATCACTAACCCCCAGAAGGGACTATATA aTAAGAGTAATATAGATGAGATGATGAGTATAACCAAGGAGTTTGAGAGCCTATGTAGTTCAGAAGCCTTTGAAGCCCTTTGGAAGAAATTCAATCCCAACGATTCAGAAACTATTGTACTCTTTCAACAA ATGTTGAAGATCTGTATGAATAATGGTGATTTGGACTCAGGTCTTAAAATGTCGGATCTTATCGCATTCCTCATCAGCAAAATTATCGATTCCGATACACTAAAGGCCAAACTACTCAACAT ATTGTGCAATAATTATGTGGTGAGATTGAATGAGGAAGCCAGTGAAAATGAACACGTAGTGTCGTTCGTGACGAGGATTTTTACGATACTGTTTTGCAGACTGTCAGGCGAGTCCCGTAACCTGCTCGAAAAAATCTCATTGCCTAACCATTTTAACACCGCAAAACAGCTTTGCGTCGCAGTCGTACATTCCGTCAGGGAGTACTCGACAGTGGACTTGGGCTCCACCAGAAGAATTATACGGAGGCACCTCTACTCCACATTCCAACATGAAAATTTACTTTTCCTAGATcttatttaa
- a CDS encoding uncharacterized protein (Tap152h01.q1c.C.cand.17 - score = 14.54;~SMART 2 ZnF_C2H2 (SM00355) domains at aa 13-36, E()=8.52e+00; 37-60, E()=8.34e-03), producing MGRKSRKSCTIKPFCFFCLREFHNEKVLIQHQKAKHFKCPECNRKLETANGLLVHLQQVHKSTLNRVPNSLEGRDNITSTIQGMNGVPVDIIEEHRLQHYTKLNNINKQKQQRINWTQIQLPNSFTPIAPINTLYNNAAAIPTVTNTTATATTSTVDTNKVESENVVTGNKLLILDAYGLPIQQEKPDKDTVSTKLHIKPFLTINHSTTNTLNTVNGINTQNPVVSVNNTNGVDVMNVSNKFESGWDVKSAKTEENMKEEKVIYYKVTGSKPLPIPLPSIPNTKLSYSTDEVFLHSSYIYFVPLVIV from the exons ATGGGTCGGAAGAGTAGGAAGTCTTGTACCATAAAGcctttttgttttttttGTCTCCGTGAATTTCATAATGAAAAAGTGCTCATCCAGCACCAGAAAGCCAAACATTTCAAATGTCCAGAATGCAATCGTAAACTTGAAACTGCCAATGGCCTATTAGTTCATCTACAACAG GTACATAAATCGACATTGAATAGAGTACCCAATTCATTAGAGGGTCGTGATAACATAACTTCAACAATTCAGGGCATGAACGGCGTTCCAGTTGATATCATAGAAGAACACCGATTACAACATTACACGAAACTCAACAACATCAACAAACAAAAACAACAACGAATTAATTGGACACAAATTCAGTTACCCAATTCTTTCACTCCCATCGCTCCTATTAATACACTCTACAACAATGCTGCTGCTATTCCCACTGTTACTAACACAACTGCTACAGCGACCACAAGTACAGTTGACACAAATAAAGTCGAGAGTGAGAATGTAGTGACTGGTAATaagttattaatattggatGCCTACGGCTTACCAATACAACAGGAAAAACCTGATAAAGACACTGTTAGTACTAAATTACACATCAAACCATTTTTGACCATTAATCACTCGACCACTAACACACTTAACACTGTTAATGGTATTAATACACAGAACCCAGTTGTTAGTGTGAACAATACTAATGGTGTTGACGTCATGAATGTgagtaataaatttgagaGTGGGTGGGACGTGAAGAGTGCTAAAACTGAAGAGAACATGAAGGAAGAGAAGGTGATATACTATAAAGTTACGGGTTCAAAACCTTTACCAATACCACTGCCATCAATTCCAAACACCAAACTCTCATACTCTACCGACGAAGTATTTTTACACTCTAGTTACATATATTTTGTTCCATTAGTTATTGTATAG
- a CDS encoding adenylate kinase, putative (SMART pfam:ADK (PF00406) at aa 32-218, E()=2.20e-74; pfam:ADK_lid (PF05191) at aa 154-189, E()=1.10e-19), translating into MANLEDYETTDLLSELKRRYNCLGKPQGNFVFLGPPGSGKGTQSHILKNSHCYCHVSTGDLFREAIKSGTPLGLKAKEFIDKGLLVPDDLTLSLVQERINSPKCRRGFLLDGYPRNISQAKDLGKLLKSVGKKLNGVFSFNASDEVIEKRVVGRLVHPGSNRVYHKVFKPPKEEGKDDLTGEPLITRKDDSPDIIRKRLEVYKKETAPLVEYYNNENLHHSVNANNSVESITKVIFLGFNFV; encoded by the exons ATGGCAAACCTGGAAGACTACGAAACGACTGATTTACTCTCAGAACTCAAACGCAGATATAACTGCCTCGGGAAACCACAAGGCAATTTCGTCTTCCTAGGACCACCAGGATCCGGGAAG GGAACTCAATCACATATATTGAAGAATAGTCACTGCTACTGTCATGTATCAACCGGCGACTTATTCCGTGAGGCCATTAAATCCGGCACACCACTTGGTCTTAAG GCTAAAGAGTTCATTGACAAGGGTCTATTAGTTCCAGACGATTTAACACTAAGTCTTGTCCAAGAAAGAATTAATTCCCCCAAATGCAGACGCGGATTCCTTCTCGATGGATATCCGAGAAACATATCACAAGCTAAAGAT TTGGGGAAATTGTTGAAAAGTGTTGGAAAGAAGTTGAATGGAGTGTTTTCATTTAATGCCTCCGATGAGGTGATAGAGAAGCGAGTAGTGGGACGCCTAGTTCACCCAGGCTCAAATCGCGTATACCATAAAGTGTTTAAACCGCCGAAGGAAGAAGGTAAAGATGATCTCACAGGAGAACCATTGATAACGAGAAAAGACGATAGCCCTGATATTATTAGGAAGCGTTTGGAAGTGTACAAAAAGGAAACTGCACCACTGGTTGAGTATTATAATAACGAAAACTTGCATCATAGCGTCAACGCAAATAATAGCGTTGAGTCGATAACGAAAGTAATTTTTCTTGGgtttaattttgtttag
- a CDS encoding uncharacterized protein (Tap152h01.q1c.C.cand.16 - score = 28.96;~SMART 3 transmembrane domains at aa 12-34, 49-71 and 201-223;~3 probable transmembrane helices predicted for TA03070 by TMHMM2.0 at aa 12-34, 49-71 and 201-223) translates to MDLRCLCNCDACNSVLVNFGHVIILCDIPISLLLSYNSELIYSKFNCDAINIILITNVKSFLGLNLLNEFFNLSSTHVITTSPIYSISSLLNNTTNTNNNLTGFINVNTSTRVKKLINNVKEKNFNPQYKLHIISFNQFLTLITTINTTNAGTSTDSSDAIDMDSEDMAVEMEIVGYSNGYNFGGCNYMLRHVSKVIFTSLLILIFLNTLTPMISYCSLILFILQINNNYAKNLYIYLYINKAVEDSVVENKVVELVDKIMSGNIILMMDILDDCLIEILLELCSRIDSMQQQHRYVYCVGTGVEELFDFYNKSCEWVNESRAENTMDPNDPNSPFPEITNLIQNNILLIANHMKDIVNVFKSPSITFLFHPYSYPVSDIPNMHNNVETANGLQISNINKVYVINKNTNSMECIKIVRENDLNQIIQEFENRKGKIINLDEITLQENFTLEENFNNFGLTKLRIPITNHIKFKQINPNISVTKCKMTDGVLMGCDEGFEIPFGNVRVEKVLEELKRVYNEILPEEQMNKELLIKGKNFELTVDELRNEILITTTNPNDLKTLNKVILNLFKHYSYVYIIN, encoded by the exons ATGGATTTGAGGTGTTTGTGTAACTGTGATGCTTGTAACAGTGTTTTGGTAAATTTTGGCCAtgttataatattatgtgATATACCCATTTCATTACTATTATCTTATAATAGTGAATTGATCTACTCAAAGTTCAATTGTGACgctattaatattattttgattaCAAACGTTAAATCATTTCTtggattaaatttattaaatgaattcTTTAACTTATCTTCCACACATGTTATTACCACTTCTCCTATCTACTCCATTTCTAGCCTACTCAACAATACCACAAAcactaataataatctgactggatttattaatgtaaaCACTAGTACTAgagttaaaaaattaataaataatgttaagGAAAAAAACTTTAATCCTCaatataaattacatataatttcatttaatcaatttttaactTTAATTACCACTATCAATACCACCAATGCTGGTACTAGCACTGATTCTAGTGACGCGATTGATATGGATTCTGAGGATATGGCAGTGGAGATGGAAATCGTTGGATACAGTAATGGATATAATTTTGGAGGCTGTAACTATATGCTAAGGCATG TCTCAAAAGTGATATTTACAAGTCTTTTAatcttaatatttttaaacacACTAACCCCAATGATTTCATACTGTTCCTTAATACTATTCATACTCCAAATCAAC AATAATTATgctaaaaatttatacatttatttatatattaataaagCTGTAGAGGATTCTGTGGTAGAAAATAAGGTGGTTGAATTAGtggataaaataatgaGTGGTAATATAATACTAATGATGGATATATTAGACGACTGCTTGATCGAAATATTACTAGAATTATGTAGTAGAATCGACTCAATGCAACAACAGCATCGCTATGTATACTGTGTTGGAACTGGTGTTGAGGAGTTATTTGACTTTTACAACAAGAGTTGTGAATGGGTTAATGAGTCAAGAGCCGAGAACACTATGGACCCCAATGACCCAAATTCACCGTTTCCAGAAATCACCAATTTGATacaaaataacattttattaatcgCAAATCATATGAAAGATATTGTTAACGTTTTTAAATCTCCATCAATCACCTTCCTATTTCATCCCTACTCATATCCAGTTAGTGATATCCCTAATATGCATAATAATGTAGAAACTGCTAATGGTTTACAAATatctaatataaataaagtatacgtaatcaataaaaatactaatagtatggagtgtataaaaattgttagagaaaatgatttaaacCAGATAATACAAGAGTTTGAAAATAGAAAaggtaaaataataaatttagacGAAATAACTTTGCAAGAGAACTTTACTTTGGAAgagaattttaataattttggtTTAACGAAATTGAGAATTCCAATTACTAAccatataaaatttaagcAAATTAATCCAAATATTAGTGTCACTAAGTGTAAAATGACTGATGGAGTATTAATGGGATGTGATGAGGGGTTTGAAATACCATTTGGAAATGTACGAGTAGAAAAGGTTTTAGAGGAGTTAAAGAGGGTTTACAATGAGATTCTTCCTGAGGAACAAATGAATAAGGAATTATTGATTAAAGGGAAGAATTTTGAGTTGACGGTAGATGAGTTGAGGAATGAGATTTTGATTACTACCACTAACCCTAATGATCTAAAAACTCTAAACAAAGTTATACTTAATCTATTTAAACACTATTcatatgtatatataattaattaa
- a CDS encoding SfiI-subtelomeric fragment related protein family member, putative (Tap152h01.q1c.cand.24 - score = 12.45), whose translation MLEEKLEYKAELVDGKPVLCCKFGNDKDWNNITNLRYDVEKLTFISLDNKKFTFSNCSNELKDLTFAIMFGCVCSEVIYKDQILWSYWVSPFCGYPIKLLFNLKNNTLALSFKQNKLIPLNINCYNSTNSDISGESINSVNTVNDMIDGIFEIENGFVEMIDKDGCVNTVETSLGLAWRREPDEPFPVSVIYQGNNRVIIVSRNQFITCTFNGVQWSRNTTKTL comes from the coding sequence ATGCTGGAGGAGAAATTGGAGTACAAGGCTGAACTAGTGGATGGTAAGCCGGTGTTATGTTGTAAATTTGGTAATGATAAAGATTGGAACAATATCACAAATTTAAGATATGACGTTGAGAAATTAACGTTCATTAGTTTGGATAACAAGAAATTCACTTTTTCAAACTGTAGTAATGAGTTAAAAGATCTAACGTTCGCTATAATGTTTGGTTGTGTTTGTTCTGAGGTAATTTATAAGGACCAAATACTTTGGAGTTACTGGGTGAGTCCTTTCTGTGGTTATCCTATTAAACTGCTTTTCAACcttaaaaataataccTTGGCTCTGTCTTTCAAGCAAAATAAACTCATACCTCTAAATATCAACTGTTACAATTCCACTAATAGTGATATTAGTGGTGAGTCAATTAACTCCGTAAATACTGTGAATGACATGATTGACGGTATATTTGAGATTGAGAATGGGTTCGTAGAGATGATAGATAAGGATGGATGTGTAAATACTGTGGAGACGAGTTTGGGTTTGGCATGGCGAAGGGAACCAGACGAACCGTTCCCAGTCTCGGTGATATACCAAGGGAACAACCGGGTGATAATTGTTAGCAGGAATCAGTTCATAACTTGTACATTTAATGGAGTTCAATGGTCCAGAAACACCACTAAAACactttaa